The Faecalibacterium sp. I3-3-33 DNA window CCATCCAGCCCACATAGAAGCCCCGCTGTGCGGCAAACACATGGTCGGGCAGGGCGTTCAGGCTGTTGGAATAGTACCCGGTGCAGCTGGCAAGCCCCTGTAATACTACCTTGCCGTCTGCATCCAGCACATCGCATACGTTGCCGTAGGCGCTGCCCGCAGCGGCGCGGCTGCCGTAGAACATGGGTCTGCCGCTGGGGTCGGTGGTCAGGTAGTTGATGTAACTGTACTTGCCCTGCAGGGCGGTCAGGTCGCTGACAAGCCCCTGCGGGCCGTACAGCCGGGTGGCGGTGGTCTCGTAGCGGTCGTTATCCTGCAATTCCAGCCAGACATAGCCGCTGCCGCAGTTGCTCATCCGTACCCGCTGCTGGTGCTCTACCGGTTCTACGGTGGTGTCGGTCAGCAGCTTGCCGTTGTCCTTACTGTACACCCGCAGACTGCCGTCCAGCGCGTAGACAGCTACGGTGCTGTCGGTGGCGTCTACATCGTACAGCGGGGTCTTTGCGCCGGTCTCCAGATCATAGAGTTCGTAGCCGTGATCCTCGCCGCTGTGCCATGTTACCACATAGCCCGGGAAATATTGACTGGGCTGCTCGTCAAAGGCGGCGATCAGTCCGCGGTCCTCGGTGGTCATATCCCGCAGCTCGTACCGGCCGTCACCGGTGGAAAAGCTGGCAAGACCGCCCGGATAGACCTGCAAAAAGCCTGTGCACTGCTCGCCGGTCAGGACGTTGTACAAAATCTGGTCGGTGGTCTCAGCCCCAGCGGCAACGTCCAGTTCCACCCAGTCGCTTAGGGTGTCGCTGTCGTAGAAAAGGCGGTAGGCCGAGGCGGCCTCGGCGCGGTAGACGGGGGTGCCGTCCTTCTCCTGCACCACCACCCAGCTGTTCTGCTGGTAGTCGGTATCCCAGTCGTAATTGTCCAGTCCCTCCGGGCGGGCGTAGCAGCTGAACACCAGCTTATCGCCGCATAGGGTGCAGCTGTATGCGCCCTCCGGTACCGGCAGCGCAGCACCGGTGGCAAGGTCGATGACCTGACAGGTGCCATAACCGGATTCCGGGACGTATCCGCCATCAACAAGGCGGCTCTCCTGCAGTACCAGCAGGCCGTTTTGCAGAGTGGCGCTCTGCTCGCCCTCAAAGGACAGCACTTCGGTGCCGGTCTTGTCGTACAGGGCGGTGCGGCGCCCGCCCCGGCCGGTGGAGTCGGACCAGCTGCGCAGCCAGTAGTCTGCGGTGCCGGTGGCACTGTCCTGCACCAGTGAGACGTTTTCGCTGCGGGTAGACTGGTGCAGCGGGGTGCTGCCGCACAGGATGGTGGTGCTGCTTCCGGAACGGCCGTAGCAGTACAGCGCCCGCAGACGGCCATCGTTCAGCACGGCTGGGTCGTACAGGGGCTTGCCGCTGTCGTCCGTGGGTACAGAAACGGCAGAGCTTGCAGCGCCCGGCACGCCGGTAGCGGGCGGCAGCAGGGCGCAACCGCAGCCTAAAGTAAGGGCAAGGGCGGCGCAGACCGCCCCACAGCCGATACGCAAGACAACACGCTTCATAAAAACCACTCCTTTGCAAAAAACAGGGAGGAAAATTTTTCCGTTCACTCAGAATACGAAACAGCCGCATTTTTCATTGCAGAGTTTGCAGAAAAATGCGGCTAAAAACGGTTACAATTGCATTACAGCTGTGCCGGGGCATGGGACGCTTCTCCCTTGTCCATCTGCTCCAGCTGCCGCAGAAAGGCCAGCAAAAAGGGCAGAGAAATGAAGCAGGTGAGCGTGTCCGCAATGGGCTGGCAGAGCTCCACGCCCACAAGTCCCAGCACCCGGGGCAGTACAAGGATCAGCGGGATAAAGCACACGCCCTGTCGGCAGCAGGCCAGAAAGGTGGCGCGCCCGGCCTTGCCAACGCTCTGGAAGGTCATGTTGGCCACTACGATCACCGGCTGCAAAAGGACGGCAAAGCACTGGTAGCGGAAGGCGGGCAGTGCTACGGCGGTGACTTCCGGGTCGTCCCGGAACAGGCGGATCAAAGTCTCATCGTTCCACCAGCACACCGCGATCAGCACCACCAGCAGCACAAAGGCGGCTTTCAGGGTAAAGACGGCAGCCTGCTGCACCCGGTGGTACTTGCGCGCGCCGTAGTTGAAGGACGCCACCGGCTGCAGGCCCTGTCCTACGCCGATGGCCACCGAGAGGATGAACAGAAAAATGCGGGACACGATGCTCATGCCCGCCACGGCGGCATCGCCGTAGCTGCGGGCGGCAATGTTCAGCAGCATACCGCCGATGCTGTTCAGCCCCTGACGGCCAAAGCTGGGCGCGCCGCCTGCAAGAATCTGCAAAAACTCGCGCGGTTCCCGGGTGATGGCAGAAAGCCGGAACTGGCTGACCGTTTTGCCCCACAGGAACATATACAGCAGAATGCCAAAGCTGATGGTCTGACTAAGGGCGGTGGCAATCCCGGCACCGGCAGTGCCCAGCCCTAAAACGAACATGAACAGCGGGTCCAGCGCGATGTTCAAAAGCCCGCCGGTGACCAGCCCGACCATGGCAAGGTTCGCCTTGCCCTCATACCGCAGGATGTTGTTCATCACCAGACTGGAGATCATCAGAGGTGCGGCAAGCAGGATGGGGCGGGCGTAGGCGCAGGCATGGGGCAGGATGGTCTTGGTACTGCCCAACAGCATCATAAAGTCCGGCAGGGTTGCAAGGCCGACTACCGCCAGCACTACGCCAAAGGCCAGTGCCGTAAAAAAGCTGGTGGAAGCAAAGCGGGTGGCGGCGTGGGTATCCTGACTGCCCAGGCGGCGGCTGATGATGGTGCCGGAGCCGTGCCCCAGCATAAAGCCCAGCGCCTGAATGATGGCCATCAGGCTGGAAACGACGCCCACCGCACCGGAAGCGCTGGTGGAAATGCGCCCCACAAAAAAGGTATCGGCCAGATTGTAGATGCTGGTGATCAGCATACTTAAAATCGTG harbors:
- a CDS encoding MATE family efflux transporter, which encodes MTQQDRTAVQYHKMTETPIPRLILSLAAPTILSMLITSIYNLADTFFVGRISTSASGAVGVVSSLMAIIQALGFMLGHGSGTIISRRLGSQDTHAATRFASTSFFTALAFGVVLAVVGLATLPDFMMLLGSTKTILPHACAYARPILLAAPLMISSLVMNNILRYEGKANLAMVGLVTGGLLNIALDPLFMFVLGLGTAGAGIATALSQTISFGILLYMFLWGKTVSQFRLSAITREPREFLQILAGGAPSFGRQGLNSIGGMLLNIAARSYGDAAVAGMSIVSRIFLFILSVAIGVGQGLQPVASFNYGARKYHRVQQAAVFTLKAAFVLLVVLIAVCWWNDETLIRLFRDDPEVTAVALPAFRYQCFAVLLQPVIVVANMTFQSVGKAGRATFLACCRQGVCFIPLILVLPRVLGLVGVELCQPIADTLTCFISLPFLLAFLRQLEQMDKGEASHAPAQL
- a CDS encoding DUF5046 domain-containing protein encodes the protein MKRVVLRIGCGAVCAALALTLGCGCALLPPATGVPGAASSAVSVPTDDSGKPLYDPAVLNDGRLRALYCYGRSGSSTTILCGSTPLHQSTRSENVSLVQDSATGTADYWLRSWSDSTGRGGRRTALYDKTGTEVLSFEGEQSATLQNGLLVLQESRLVDGGYVPESGYGTCQVIDLATGAALPVPEGAYSCTLCGDKLVFSCYARPEGLDNYDWDTDYQQNSWVVVQEKDGTPVYRAEAASAYRLFYDSDTLSDWVELDVAAGAETTDQILYNVLTGEQCTGFLQVYPGGLASFSTGDGRYELRDMTTEDRGLIAAFDEQPSQYFPGYVVTWHSGEDHGYELYDLETGAKTPLYDVDATDSTVAVYALDGSLRVYSKDNGKLLTDTTVEPVEHQQRVRMSNCGSGYVWLELQDNDRYETTATRLYGPQGLVSDLTALQGKYSYINYLTTDPSGRPMFYGSRAAAGSAYGNVCDVLDADGKVVLQGLASCTGYYSNSLNALPDHVFAAQRGFYVGWMDTSGNWLYCQSIFSSASADDEPSYGY